Proteins encoded together in one uncultured Desulfosarcina sp. window:
- a CDS encoding TetR family transcriptional regulator codes for MPPKQRFSPEDVIEAAFQVVRKQGWEGFSARTIANELNSSTRPIYDYFNSMENIEAEVVKKILAHFVDFLSQERTGDKWLDQALGYVLFASQEKHLFRCINDEKHTPFQRQFARQHWVKLGEELASDDRFKELPLESKHKIRAARWIMIHGLSYLISNGWFKTPITEDSILAEEMGYTLAEFLRKVNRGLYEEFKE; via the coding sequence ATGCCTCCCAAACAACGCTTCAGTCCAGAAGATGTCATCGAAGCCGCATTTCAGGTAGTTCGCAAACAGGGTTGGGAGGGCTTCTCGGCTCGCACAATTGCCAATGAACTCAACTCATCGACGCGACCCATCTACGATTATTTCAATTCGATGGAAAACATCGAAGCGGAGGTTGTTAAAAAAATACTGGCCCACTTTGTCGATTTCCTGAGTCAGGAGCGGACGGGTGACAAGTGGCTCGACCAGGCTTTGGGATATGTACTTTTCGCAAGTCAGGAAAAGCATTTGTTTCGCTGCATCAACGATGAAAAACATACCCCCTTTCAAAGGCAGTTTGCCAGGCAGCACTGGGTCAAACTGGGAGAGGAACTGGCATCGGACGATCGATTCAAGGAGTTGCCGCTTGAGTCCAAACACAAGATCCGCGCAGCAAGGTGGATCATGATCCACGGCTTATCCTATCTCATCAGCAACGGTTGGTTTAAGACACCGATAACGGAAGATTCCATCCTGGCAGAAGAAATGGGCTATACCCTGGCCGAATTTTTGAGAAAAGTAAACCGCGGATTATATGAAGAATTCAAAGAGTAG
- a CDS encoding metal-dependent hydrolase — MKVSRRQFFKGIGGLVVASSLSPAKPADAVPKDASGSPGQGEVEITWLGHGGFLFKSVSGKTILLDPWLHTNPKVPGKYKKPGCFGKVDFILWTHGHVDHFMLTDAKKLVAEYRPKIVAPWELSFFIKSQIPEARCQTFVLGNKGATSDFDGVKITMTEAYHSAGAQLTGFEGVNKFVGEASGYIIEFENGFKIYHSGDTALMGDMKTIIGDFHKPDMAILPIGGVFTMGPKEAAFACKLIGSRYVVPEHFGTFPVLEQSADSFVKELEKVAPGTQPMVIQCGETLRM; from the coding sequence ATGAAGGTTTCAAGAAGACAGTTTTTCAAGGGTATCGGCGGACTGGTGGTGGCATCGAGCCTTTCCCCTGCAAAACCCGCGGACGCAGTTCCGAAAGACGCCTCTGGATCACCCGGGCAGGGTGAGGTCGAGATTACCTGGCTGGGCCACGGCGGCTTTCTTTTTAAATCGGTGAGCGGAAAAACCATCCTGCTGGATCCATGGCTTCATACCAACCCGAAGGTTCCCGGGAAATACAAAAAACCCGGGTGCTTTGGCAAAGTGGACTTTATTTTGTGGACCCATGGTCATGTGGATCATTTCATGCTCACCGACGCCAAAAAACTGGTGGCTGAATACAGACCGAAAATTGTGGCGCCATGGGAACTCAGTTTTTTTATAAAGTCCCAGATCCCCGAAGCCAGGTGCCAGACCTTTGTCCTGGGCAATAAAGGGGCCACGTCCGATTTTGACGGCGTCAAGATCACCATGACCGAAGCCTATCACTCTGCCGGTGCGCAGTTGACCGGGTTTGAAGGTGTCAACAAGTTTGTCGGCGAGGCTTCCGGCTACATCATCGAATTTGAAAACGGATTTAAAATATACCACTCGGGCGATACGGCCTTAATGGGGGATATGAAAACCATTATCGGCGATTTTCACAAACCGGACATGGCCATTCTTCCCATTGGCGGGGTTTTTACAATGGGTCCCAAAGAAGCTGCCTTTGCCTGCAAGCTGATTGGTTCCCGATATGTGGTACCTGAACATTTCGGGACGTTCCCGGTTCTTGAGCAGTCTGCCGACAGTTTTGTAAAAGAACTGGAAAAGGTAGCGCCAGGCACCCAACCCATGGTCATTCAATGCGGCGAAACACTGCGTATGTAA
- a CDS encoding SAM-dependent methyltransferase produces MKGDQSSITAENNALLRAHEAMRPESERICHDPYAVYFMPDRILSSADRTDQIEIAISDWETHFPGVCNSILARTRFIDDCLEEAINDGLQQLVILGAGYDTRAFRFRAIKEKTTVFELDHPTTQKRKLAIIQNHLDWNASSIRHIPIDFAKEELSEKLFSCGYDDRLKTLFIWEGITYYISASAVDRTLDFINHHTPSKSGIVFDYFPPTVADGTTRLPEAKALREGLKRIGEELLFGIKPDEIFAFMKKRGFQVVRNLSSRDYQQAYCKRRNVSDMFLFVQATVSR; encoded by the coding sequence ATGAAGGGCGATCAATCCAGTATCACTGCGGAGAATAATGCGCTTCTCAGGGCCCATGAAGCGATGCGACCTGAAAGCGAACGGATCTGCCACGATCCGTATGCCGTTTATTTCATGCCGGACCGCATCCTCTCTTCAGCAGACAGAACCGATCAAATCGAGATCGCCATTTCGGATTGGGAAACCCATTTCCCGGGCGTCTGCAATTCCATCCTTGCCCGCACGCGGTTCATCGACGACTGTCTTGAAGAAGCAATCAACGACGGCCTTCAGCAACTCGTCATTCTTGGTGCCGGATATGACACCCGGGCGTTTCGATTCAGAGCCATCAAAGAAAAGACGACGGTTTTTGAACTCGATCACCCGACCACCCAGAAGAGAAAGCTGGCGATCATTCAAAATCACCTGGATTGGAATGCATCATCCATCCGGCACATTCCGATCGATTTCGCCAAGGAAGAACTTTCCGAAAAATTGTTTTCCTGCGGCTACGATGACCGATTGAAAACCCTGTTTATCTGGGAGGGTATTACCTACTACATCTCCGCATCTGCCGTCGATCGGACGCTTGATTTCATCAACCATCATACTCCTTCCAAAAGCGGCATCGTTTTCGATTACTTTCCACCCACGGTCGCTGACGGGACCACACGCTTACCGGAAGCCAAGGCGCTGCGCGAAGGATTGAAGCGCATCGGAGAAGAACTCCTGTTTGGCATAAAACCGGATGAAATCTTCGCGTTCATGAAAAAACGCGGTTTTCAAGTCGTAAGAAATCTCTCCAGCAGGGATTACCAGCAAGCCTATTGCAAACGCAGAAACGTTTCCGACATGTTCCTTTTCGTTCAGGCAACGGTTTCCCGATAA